Proteins encoded in a region of the Massilia sp. UMI-21 genome:
- the ftsY gene encoding signal recognition particle-docking protein FtsY, translating into MFSFFKRKKPETEVPAPSEPASAPAAAAAPMFVPGALDAPLSRAPAPTAAPAPTAAPTATPTAAPASAPASTSASAPASAPAAPGLGELFPETAERPTTDAEKKRSWMTRLKAGLSKTSSNLSLLFVGARIDEDLYEELESALLMSDAGMDATQFLLDSLRRRVKEDKLLDASAVKAALKELMIEMLQPLQKPLELGRHEPLVMMIAGVNGAGKTTTIGKLAKHMQRFEQSVLLAAGDTFRAAAREQLMVWGQRNNVTVISQQSGDPAAVAFDAVQSGKAKGVDVVMVDTAGRLPTQLHLMEELKKIKRVIGKGMEGAPHETLLVIDGNTGQNALAQVKAFDDALQLTGLVITKLDGTAKGGVLAAIARTRPVPVYFIGVGEKLDDLQPFNAEEFVEALLG; encoded by the coding sequence ATGTTTAGTTTCTTCAAGAGAAAGAAGCCCGAGACCGAGGTCCCGGCGCCGAGCGAGCCCGCGTCTGCCCCCGCAGCTGCCGCAGCGCCGATGTTCGTGCCAGGTGCGCTGGACGCGCCGCTCAGCCGCGCTCCCGCGCCAACCGCCGCTCCCGCGCCGACTGCCGCGCCGACAGCCACTCCGACCGCTGCCCCCGCCTCTGCCCCTGCCTCTACCTCCGCTTCTGCGCCGGCCAGCGCGCCGGCGGCACCCGGGCTCGGCGAGTTGTTCCCGGAAACCGCGGAGCGTCCGACCACCGACGCCGAGAAGAAGCGCTCCTGGATGACGCGCCTGAAGGCCGGCCTGTCCAAGACCTCGAGCAACCTGTCCCTGCTGTTCGTCGGCGCGCGCATCGACGAAGACCTGTACGAGGAACTCGAATCGGCGCTGCTGATGTCCGATGCCGGCATGGACGCCACCCAGTTCCTGCTCGATTCGCTGCGCCGCCGGGTCAAGGAAGACAAGCTGCTCGATGCCAGCGCCGTGAAGGCGGCGCTGAAGGAGCTGATGATCGAGATGCTGCAGCCGCTGCAGAAGCCCCTGGAGCTGGGCCGCCACGAACCGCTGGTGATGATGATCGCGGGCGTGAACGGCGCCGGCAAGACCACCACCATCGGCAAGCTGGCCAAGCACATGCAGCGCTTCGAGCAGTCGGTGCTGCTGGCCGCCGGCGACACCTTCCGCGCCGCCGCGCGCGAGCAGCTGATGGTCTGGGGCCAGCGCAACAACGTGACCGTGATCTCCCAGCAGTCGGGCGATCCGGCCGCCGTCGCCTTCGATGCGGTCCAGTCGGGCAAGGCCAAGGGCGTCGACGTGGTCATGGTCGATACCGCCGGCCGCCTGCCGACCCAGCTGCACCTGATGGAAGAACTCAAGAAGATCAAGCGCGTCATCGGCAAGGGCATGGAGGGCGCCCCGCACGAGACGCTGCTGGTCATCGACGGCAACACCGGCCAGAACGCACTGGCCCAGGTCAAGGCCTTCGACGACGCGCTGCAGCTCACCGGCCTGGTGATCACCAAGCTGGACGGCACCGCCAAGGGCGGCGTGCTGGCCGCGATCGCGCGTACCCGGCCGGTGCCGGTGTACTTCATCGGCGTGGGCGAGAAACTCGACGACCTGCAGCCGTTCAACGCCGAAGAATTCGTCGAAGCCCTGCTCGGCTAA
- a CDS encoding thiamine pyrophosphate-binding protein translates to MTHPSRTGGQILVDALHTHGVDTAFGVPGESYLDVLDALHDSDIRFVINRQEGGAAFMAEAYGKMTGKPGICFVTRGPGATNASIGVHTAFQDSTPMILFIGQVGSDFIDREAFQEIDYRRMFGQMAKWVTQIDRADRIPEYIARAFQVATSGRPGPVVLALPEDMLVTTAAVADARPYQPVQAAPSSAQIARLRAMLAESQRPIVLLGGGSWSEGACADLRRFAEANGLPVGCTFRFQDLLDNEHPNYVGDVGIGINPKLAARVKDADLVIAIGPRLGEMTTSGYSLLSSPVPRQRLVHFHADPEELGSVYQAELMVASGPEQACAMLAAMAPVDASAWGGTIEQARDELAAWQAQPPIFREGGAPLDLWQVVQELMQQVPHDTIITNGAGNYATWAHRFYRYGGRRTQLAPTNGAMGYAVPAGVAAKIIDPQRTVVTFAGDGEFMMTGQELATAVQYGAGLVLLVFNNNMFGTIRMHQERDYPGRVSGTSLHNPDFAALARAYGGHGEVVEKTEEFAPALQRALAHANERKLPAVIELRYDGNLITPNATLETIRKTAEAAKAAR, encoded by the coding sequence ATGACGCACCCTTCCCGCACCGGCGGCCAGATCCTGGTCGATGCGCTCCATACCCACGGCGTGGACACCGCCTTCGGCGTTCCCGGCGAAAGCTACCTCGACGTGCTGGACGCGCTGCACGATTCGGATATCCGCTTCGTGATCAACCGGCAGGAAGGCGGCGCGGCGTTCATGGCCGAGGCCTACGGCAAGATGACCGGCAAGCCGGGCATCTGTTTCGTTACCCGCGGCCCCGGCGCCACCAATGCCTCGATCGGGGTGCACACGGCCTTCCAGGACTCGACCCCGATGATCCTGTTCATCGGCCAGGTCGGCAGCGACTTCATCGACCGCGAAGCCTTCCAGGAAATCGACTACCGCCGCATGTTCGGCCAGATGGCCAAGTGGGTGACCCAGATCGACCGCGCCGACCGCATTCCGGAATACATCGCGCGCGCCTTCCAGGTGGCCACCAGCGGCCGCCCCGGCCCGGTGGTGCTGGCCCTGCCCGAAGACATGCTGGTCACGACGGCGGCAGTCGCCGATGCGCGCCCCTACCAGCCGGTGCAGGCGGCGCCCTCCTCGGCGCAGATCGCCCGGCTGCGCGCCATGCTGGCCGAAAGCCAGCGCCCGATCGTGCTGCTCGGCGGCGGCTCCTGGTCCGAGGGGGCCTGCGCCGACCTGCGCCGCTTCGCCGAAGCGAACGGACTGCCGGTGGGCTGCACCTTCCGCTTCCAGGACCTGCTCGACAACGAGCACCCGAACTACGTGGGCGACGTCGGCATCGGCATCAACCCCAAACTGGCGGCGCGCGTCAAGGACGCCGACCTGGTGATCGCCATCGGCCCGCGCCTGGGCGAGATGACCACCAGCGGCTATTCGCTGCTTTCGTCCCCGGTGCCGCGCCAGCGCCTGGTGCACTTCCATGCCGACCCGGAAGAGCTGGGCAGCGTCTACCAGGCCGAGCTCATGGTCGCCAGCGGCCCGGAACAGGCCTGCGCGATGCTGGCCGCGATGGCGCCGGTGGACGCGTCGGCCTGGGGCGGCACGATCGAGCAAGCCAGGGACGAGCTGGCCGCCTGGCAGGCGCAGCCGCCGATCTTCCGCGAGGGCGGCGCGCCGCTCGACCTGTGGCAGGTGGTGCAGGAGCTGATGCAGCAGGTGCCGCACGACACCATCATCACCAATGGCGCCGGCAACTACGCGACCTGGGCGCACCGCTTCTACCGCTACGGCGGCCGCCGCACCCAGCTGGCGCCGACCAACGGCGCCATGGGCTATGCGGTGCCGGCCGGCGTGGCGGCCAAGATCATCGATCCGCAGCGTACCGTGGTGACCTTTGCCGGCGACGGCGAATTCATGATGACGGGCCAGGAACTGGCGACCGCGGTGCAGTACGGCGCGGGCCTGGTGCTGCTGGTGTTCAACAACAACATGTTCGGCACGATCCGGATGCACCAGGAACGCGACTACCCGGGCCGCGTGTCGGGCACCAGTCTGCACAATCCGGATTTCGCGGCCCTGGCGCGCGCCTACGGCGGCCACGGCGAGGTGGTCGAGAAGACCGAGGAATTCGCGCCCGCCCTGCAGCGCGCGCTGGCGCATGCGAACGAACGCAAGCTGCCGGCCGTGATCGAGCTGCGCTACGACGGCAACCTGATCACGCCGAACGCGACGCTCGAGACGATTCGCAAGACAGCGGAGGCGGCCAAGGCGGCCCGCTGA